One window from the genome of Rariglobus hedericola encodes:
- a CDS encoding PTS sugar transporter subunit IIA: MAGRLSTLLDPSRIRLQVQSNKRTVALNEIARLLDGHSDVTNFQGFYNELLARERLDTTCLGNEIALPHARTEHVQKIVMAVGRSDSGVLFENSNQTVKLMFVLGTPKSNPTDYLQVVSALCKIFKDPSNRDALMNAATPEQFIQAIVTAEEKLLSPA, encoded by the coding sequence ATGGCCGGCCGACTCTCCACTCTTCTAGATCCCTCCCGCATCCGCCTGCAGGTGCAAAGCAACAAGCGCACCGTGGCGCTCAACGAGATCGCGCGTCTGCTCGACGGTCATTCCGACGTCACCAATTTCCAGGGGTTCTATAACGAGCTGCTCGCCCGCGAACGCCTCGATACGACCTGCCTCGGCAACGAGATCGCCCTGCCCCACGCCCGCACCGAGCACGTCCAGAAAATCGTCATGGCCGTCGGCCGCAGCGACAGCGGCGTGTTGTTCGAAAACAGCAACCAGACCGTGAAGCTGATGTTCGTCCTCGGCACCCCGAAGTCCAACCCCACCGACTACCTCCAGGTCGTCAGCGCGCTCTGCAAGATTTTCAAGGACCCGTCCAACCGTGACGCGCTCATGAACGCCGCCACGCCCGAGCAATTCATCCAGGCGATCGTCACCGCCGAGGAAAAGCTCCTGTCTCCGGCCTGA
- the corA gene encoding magnesium/cobalt transporter CorA, with protein MIHSFIFSDGKLVGRDLEIEALRLVRSDKGLVLWVDLENPTDEEIKFVLSEVFQFHPLAIEDCVTPSALPKLEDYDDYLFIVMHAVDFTRTEKFNTTEIDFFLGKDYLVTFHHTPLKSVTSVMDRCVKSTGIVARGPDRIAHMVLDALVDNFKPITDELRGELELIEETVLGEGSDNLTSKLLEVRGELNHLRQIVRPQRDIAARLAHGESKIIRSIMYPYFRDLRDNLVRIDETAASYADQLLISFDLYLSKSGFAANEGIKVLTALTAITLPAILIGTWYGMNFSHMPELQSRYGYPIVVGLTGTLTVIMWTWCKRRRWI; from the coding sequence ATGATTCATTCGTTTATCTTTAGTGACGGCAAACTCGTCGGGCGCGATCTCGAGATCGAAGCCCTGCGCCTCGTGCGTTCCGACAAGGGACTCGTCCTGTGGGTGGACCTCGAAAACCCCACCGACGAGGAGATCAAGTTTGTCCTCAGCGAAGTCTTTCAATTTCACCCGCTCGCCATCGAGGACTGCGTCACGCCCAGCGCGCTGCCCAAGCTCGAGGACTACGATGATTACCTTTTCATCGTGATGCATGCGGTGGACTTCACCCGCACCGAGAAGTTCAACACCACCGAAATCGATTTCTTCCTCGGCAAGGACTACCTCGTCACCTTCCACCACACGCCGCTTAAATCCGTGACGTCCGTCATGGACCGCTGCGTCAAATCCACCGGCATCGTCGCCCGCGGCCCCGACCGCATCGCCCACATGGTGCTCGACGCCCTGGTCGACAACTTCAAGCCCATCACCGACGAGCTCCGCGGCGAACTCGAGCTCATCGAGGAAACCGTGCTCGGCGAAGGCAGCGACAACCTCACGTCGAAACTCCTCGAGGTGCGCGGTGAGTTGAACCACCTGCGCCAGATCGTGCGCCCCCAGCGCGACATCGCCGCCCGCCTCGCCCACGGCGAGTCGAAGATCATCCGCTCGATCATGTATCCATATTTTCGCGACTTGCGCGACAACCTCGTGCGCATCGACGAAACCGCGGCCAGCTACGCCGACCAGCTGCTCATCTCCTTCGATCTTTACCTGAGCAAATCGGGCTTTGCCGCCAACGAAGGCATCAAGGTCCTCACCGCGCTCACCGCCATCACCCTGCCCGCGATCCTCATCGGCACGTGGTATGGCATGAACTTTTCGCACATGCCGGAGCTGCAATCGCGCTACGGCTACCCGATCGTGGTCGGCCTGACCGGCACGCTCACCGTCATCATGTGGACGTGGTGCAAACGCCGCCGCTGGATCTGA
- a CDS encoding magnesium transporter CorA family protein: protein MITTLVYRDTKLAGYNPPVESLAALHQEPNVMLWIDLAAPTPEEIKAIFEDLFSFHPLVIEDCVSDSPLPKLESYDDYLYFVMHAVDYSKTDKFTTTELDLILGKNFLVTFHRLPLKPVQQAIERCQRMTSMPVRGPDRFAHTLLDYMVEAYKPALEELRGELEEIESAVLANTNARELFPRVVALRKELAQLRQIVRPQREVATELAQGKARLVRPAILPYLRDLSEDLAHIENQAISWADQLILSFRVYLNKSSHEANEGIRVLTALTALTIPPLLVGGWFGMNFAHMTELEGRFAYPLAAVFTLASIGGMVVFMRKKRWL, encoded by the coding sequence ATGATCACCACGCTCGTCTATCGCGACACCAAGCTCGCCGGCTACAACCCGCCGGTCGAGTCACTGGCGGCCCTGCATCAAGAGCCCAACGTCATGCTGTGGATCGATCTCGCGGCGCCGACGCCCGAGGAGATCAAGGCCATCTTCGAAGATCTCTTCTCATTTCATCCGCTCGTCATCGAGGACTGCGTGAGTGATTCACCGCTGCCTAAACTCGAGTCCTACGACGACTACCTCTACTTCGTCATGCATGCGGTGGACTATTCGAAGACCGACAAGTTCACCACGACGGAGCTCGACCTCATCCTCGGTAAAAATTTCCTCGTCACCTTCCACCGGTTGCCCCTCAAGCCCGTGCAACAGGCCATCGAGCGATGCCAGCGCATGACCTCCATGCCCGTGCGCGGGCCCGACCGCTTCGCCCATACGCTGCTCGACTACATGGTCGAGGCCTACAAGCCCGCCCTTGAAGAACTGCGTGGCGAGCTCGAGGAAATCGAAAGCGCCGTGCTTGCCAACACCAACGCCCGCGAACTGTTCCCGCGCGTCGTCGCGTTGCGCAAAGAGCTCGCGCAACTCCGCCAGATCGTGCGCCCGCAGCGCGAGGTCGCCACGGAGCTCGCGCAGGGCAAAGCCCGCCTCGTCCGCCCCGCCATTCTACCCTACCTCCGCGATCTCTCCGAGGATCTCGCGCACATCGAAAATCAGGCGATCTCCTGGGCCGACCAGTTGATCCTGTCATTCCGCGTCTACCTCAACAAATCCAGCCATGAGGCCAACGAAGGCATCCGCGTGCTCACCGCGTTGACCGCGCTGACGATTCCTCCGCTTCTCGTCGGCGGCTGGTTCGGCATGAACTTCGCCCACATGACGGAGCTGGAAGGCCGCTTCGCCTACCCGCTCGCCGCCGTCTTCACGCTCGCCAGCATCGGCGGCATGGTCGTGTTCATGCGCAAAAAGCGCTGGTTATAA
- a CDS encoding LacI family DNA-binding transcriptional regulator has product MADVKKRITIAEVARRAGVSRTAVSYALRDDPNIAVATRERIRKVADALGYRPDPTLAKLMAHLHGGRGRRYAGKLAFLNVHEDCDYWRDVPALSDFRRSAETRAGELGYETEEFWLYEPGRTPKRLAQMLIARGIRGLVVGSTGRHGSVVDFPWAKFAAVTVGYSVAVPALHRVVTHHYRNTRLALAKATADGARKIGLVTGRDAEAAMEDLHLAAFLAYQQEVPAVQRVPPLRRDQASPRELSEWFARHRPDVVLSTADGVDEFASAGIRVPQDTALVKLLLWADDTGEAGVLPGYDRLGGAAVNLLTGQLQHDEWGVPADPKIVQVEGRWREGASFPRR; this is encoded by the coding sequence ATGGCTGACGTAAAAAAACGGATCACGATTGCCGAAGTCGCACGACGCGCGGGTGTGTCGCGGACGGCGGTGTCGTATGCGCTGCGCGATGATCCGAACATCGCGGTGGCGACCCGGGAGCGCATTCGCAAGGTGGCCGATGCGCTCGGCTACCGGCCCGATCCTACGCTGGCCAAACTCATGGCGCATCTGCATGGGGGCCGCGGTCGGCGGTATGCGGGGAAGCTGGCATTTTTAAATGTGCACGAGGATTGCGATTACTGGCGCGATGTGCCGGCGTTGAGCGATTTCCGGCGCAGCGCCGAGACGCGGGCCGGCGAATTGGGTTATGAAACGGAGGAGTTCTGGCTGTATGAACCGGGGCGCACGCCGAAGCGGCTTGCGCAGATGTTGATCGCGCGCGGCATCCGCGGATTGGTGGTGGGCTCGACCGGCAGACATGGCTCGGTGGTGGATTTTCCCTGGGCAAAATTTGCGGCGGTCACCGTGGGGTATTCGGTGGCGGTGCCGGCGTTGCATCGCGTGGTGACGCATCATTATCGGAACACGCGGCTGGCGCTGGCCAAGGCTACGGCGGACGGCGCGCGCAAGATCGGTCTGGTCACCGGTCGCGATGCCGAGGCGGCGATGGAGGATCTGCATCTCGCGGCGTTTCTTGCCTATCAGCAGGAGGTGCCGGCGGTGCAGCGCGTGCCGCCCTTGCGACGTGATCAGGCGAGCCCGCGTGAATTGTCGGAGTGGTTTGCGAGGCACCGGCCCGATGTCGTGCTGAGCACGGCGGACGGCGTGGATGAATTTGCGAGCGCAGGCATTCGGGTGCCGCAGGATACGGCGCTGGTGAAGTTGCTCCTGTGGGCGGATGACACGGGAGAGGCGGGTGTGTTACCCGGTTATGACCGTCTCGGCGGCGCGGCGGTGAATCTGCTCACGGGGCAGTTGCAACACGATGAATGGGGTGTGCCGGCGGACCCGAAAATCGTGCAGGTGGAAGGACGCTGGCGTGAAGGCGCGAGTTTTCCGCGACGTTAA
- a CDS encoding FAD-dependent oxidoreductase, which translates to MSAPYYFKPAAHVGPDHPVLTADLCVYNANAAGVAAAIQGVRDGLSVLLLNPGWHVGGLSSGGLGFTDFGNKAAVGGIALEFYKRMGVHYGVEAEWRFEPHVAEKTLTDWLAEIGVTVHHGYYLESAVVADGRITEISFTHGARARAAQFIDASYEGDLLAAAGAKFTVGREGNAKYGETLNGAIVHPKHQFNNPVDPYVVSGDPASGLLPGIEPGEPETGAGDHRVQAYNFRICMTQREDIRVPFPQPAHYDRSRYELLARYIKTGWDQMFWKFDMIRGLKTDTNNHGAVSSDFIGENYAWPEASHEEREKIFQAHVNYVQGLWWFYRTDPAVPADVQAKVNTWGLARDEFADTGHWPHQLYVREARRLVGAFVMTEQHCLSKTLVEDVIGLAAYTMDSHNCRRFVKDGRVYNEGDVQVHLPKPYGISYRTLVPQRGEVTNLLVPVCLSASHIAYGSIRMEPVFMVLAQSAATAAALAIKGQVAVQDVPYDELRNRLEAGKQVLVWDDALPHGNGNDGSPIGR; encoded by the coding sequence ATGTCCGCCCCCTACTATTTCAAGCCCGCCGCCCACGTTGGGCCCGATCATCCCGTCCTCACCGCCGACCTGTGCGTTTACAACGCCAACGCCGCCGGTGTCGCCGCCGCCATTCAGGGCGTGCGCGACGGGTTGAGCGTCCTCCTGCTCAATCCCGGCTGGCATGTGGGCGGACTTTCCTCCGGCGGTCTCGGCTTCACCGACTTCGGCAACAAGGCCGCCGTCGGCGGTATCGCCCTCGAATTTTATAAACGCATGGGCGTTCATTATGGCGTCGAAGCCGAGTGGCGCTTCGAACCGCACGTCGCCGAAAAAACGCTCACCGACTGGCTCGCCGAAATCGGCGTCACCGTTCACCACGGCTATTACCTCGAATCCGCCGTCGTCGCCGATGGTCGCATCACCGAGATCAGCTTCACCCACGGCGCCCGCGCACGCGCCGCCCAGTTCATCGATGCCTCTTACGAAGGCGACTTGCTCGCCGCCGCCGGCGCGAAGTTCACCGTCGGCCGCGAGGGCAACGCGAAGTATGGCGAGACGCTCAACGGAGCCATCGTCCACCCCAAGCATCAGTTCAACAATCCCGTCGATCCCTACGTCGTCTCCGGCGATCCCGCCAGCGGACTCCTTCCCGGCATCGAGCCCGGCGAACCCGAAACCGGCGCCGGCGACCATCGCGTGCAGGCTTACAACTTTCGCATTTGCATGACGCAGCGCGAAGACATCCGCGTGCCGTTCCCGCAACCCGCGCACTACGATCGTTCCCGCTACGAACTCCTCGCCCGCTACATCAAGACCGGCTGGGACCAGATGTTCTGGAAGTTCGATATGATCCGCGGACTCAAGACGGACACCAATAACCACGGTGCCGTCTCCAGCGATTTTATCGGCGAGAATTACGCCTGGCCCGAAGCCAGCCACGAGGAGCGCGAAAAAATCTTTCAGGCCCACGTCAACTACGTGCAGGGCCTCTGGTGGTTCTATCGCACCGATCCCGCCGTGCCCGCCGACGTGCAGGCCAAGGTCAACACGTGGGGTCTCGCCCGCGATGAGTTTGCCGACACCGGCCATTGGCCGCACCAGCTCTACGTTCGCGAAGCCCGCCGCCTCGTCGGCGCGTTCGTCATGACGGAACAGCACTGCCTGTCCAAGACGCTCGTCGAAGACGTGATCGGTCTCGCCGCCTACACGATGGATTCGCACAACTGCCGTCGCTTCGTCAAAGACGGCCGCGTCTACAACGAGGGCGACGTGCAGGTTCATCTGCCCAAGCCTTACGGCATCAGCTACCGCACGCTCGTCCCGCAACGCGGCGAGGTCACCAATCTGCTCGTTCCCGTGTGTCTCTCCGCGTCCCACATCGCCTACGGCAGCATCCGCATGGAGCCGGTTTTTATGGTGCTCGCCCAGTCCGCCGCGACCGCCGCAGCCCTCGCCATCAAAGGCCAAGTCGCCGTGCAGGACGTTCCCTACGACGAGCTCCGCAACCGGCTCGAAGCCGGCAAGCAGGTCCTCGTCTGGGACGACGCCCTGCCCCACGGCAACGGCAACGACGGCAGTCCGATCGGTCGCTGA
- a CDS encoding lamin tail domain-containing protein — protein MNYSSKLLCALLSFGAFTAVVRSAPVLIVTEAMSSSGTGGTADWFELTNMSGSAIDVTGFKVDDASNAFATSLSLLGVTSIAAGESVIFIEGDSTTIASFRSFWGGVGSVQVGSYSGGGIGLSSGSDAVNVFDSVGTFITGASFGAATEGRSFYYNGGAFTGNTTVLTEVSANGVAGAFVSANVLGNIGSPGAIPEPSTYAALFGAGVLGFALFRRRRVAA, from the coding sequence ATGAATTATTCATCCAAACTTCTTTGCGCGCTGCTTTCATTCGGCGCGTTTACCGCGGTCGTTCGCTCCGCTCCGGTGTTAATCGTTACCGAGGCGATGTCCTCTTCGGGAACCGGCGGCACCGCCGACTGGTTCGAGCTGACCAATATGAGCGGCAGCGCCATTGATGTTACAGGTTTCAAGGTCGACGATGCCAGCAATGCCTTTGCCACTTCCCTGAGTTTGCTTGGCGTCACCTCCATCGCCGCAGGCGAGTCGGTCATCTTTATCGAAGGAGATTCCACCACGATTGCTTCGTTCAGGTCGTTCTGGGGCGGCGTGGGTTCTGTTCAGGTCGGTTCCTACAGTGGTGGCGGCATCGGGCTGAGTTCCGGAAGCGACGCGGTCAATGTGTTCGATTCCGTCGGAACGTTTATCACCGGTGCGTCCTTCGGGGCAGCAACCGAAGGACGTAGTTTTTACTACAACGGCGGCGCTTTCACCGGCAACACCACGGTACTGACCGAGGTGAGTGCCAATGGTGTGGCTGGTGCGTTTGTCTCGGCCAATGTGCTCGGCAATATTGGATCTCCCGGTGCGATCCCTGAGCCTTCCACCTACGCGGCCCTCTTTGGCGCGGGCGTGCTCGGTTTCGCACTGTTCCGTCGTCGTCGGGTTGCGGCGTGA
- a CDS encoding choice-of-anchor I family protein, whose amino-acid sequence MNHPARLLITALAAVAPFAVPAHAELNFLGGVSLPNSAEILSYDKATSSLLSTYSSATGQGVQIYTLGSNGALGAVRNVNLSGAAFALNDTFSLSSVVVDTQNRDFAVATLIPKANNTTQGKAVFFQVSTGTVLTTLDVGYHPDSVTITPDGTRIVIANEGEATGNPDNPSNVSTTPAAGSISVINLSGITNTAGIQGLTGSAVTTKTFEAANLANGVSIENLRNNRDVPIAATLGGVSRIASGDRYLDIEPEYITTTNTTAYISLQENNAIAVYDLATDKITAIHDLGTVNQRMDASNAGGDGINVNDTVAALRSPDTIAKFERAGTTYIVTANEGDYRPDDADRITYAAAVTAGLVDPATKAALDAQYAGNSTAPGALGNLRISKIDGDTNGDGKIDVVTTISSRSISIVNGNTGAVVFDSGSMIEDFVAANDPTTFNINAEGSTMANFAGTLDSRSRDKGPEIEAVAFGSVDGHDYIFAAAERQNGIFAFDVTDLNNIQIVDYYNLLTGENGGGDYRAPESLLFISAADSPTGKALLIAGFEISGSIAVFDLSGISAIPEPASAAALLGAASLGLVLCRRRR is encoded by the coding sequence ATGAACCATCCAGCCCGTCTCCTTATCACCGCACTCGCAGCGGTTGCACCGTTTGCTGTTCCTGCGCATGCCGAGCTTAACTTCCTCGGTGGTGTTTCACTTCCCAACAGCGCGGAGATTCTTTCCTACGACAAGGCCACCTCGAGCCTGCTGAGCACTTACTCGTCCGCCACGGGACAGGGTGTGCAGATCTACACGCTGGGTTCCAACGGTGCGCTGGGTGCGGTGCGCAACGTCAACCTCTCCGGCGCGGCGTTTGCGCTCAATGACACTTTCTCGCTGAGCAGTGTGGTCGTGGATACGCAGAACCGCGACTTCGCGGTGGCCACGCTCATTCCCAAGGCCAACAACACCACGCAGGGCAAGGCTGTGTTCTTCCAGGTGTCCACTGGCACAGTGCTCACCACGCTGGATGTGGGTTATCATCCCGACTCGGTGACGATCACGCCCGACGGCACGCGCATCGTCATCGCCAACGAGGGCGAGGCCACGGGCAATCCCGATAATCCGTCCAACGTCAGCACGACGCCCGCTGCCGGTTCGATCAGCGTGATCAACCTTTCGGGCATCACCAACACCGCCGGCATTCAGGGACTGACCGGCTCGGCCGTGACGACGAAGACTTTCGAAGCAGCCAATCTCGCCAACGGCGTTTCCATCGAGAATCTGCGCAACAATCGCGATGTGCCCATTGCGGCCACGCTGGGCGGAGTTTCCCGTATCGCTTCCGGCGACCGTTATCTCGACATCGAGCCGGAATACATCACGACGACCAACACCACCGCCTACATTTCCCTGCAGGAGAACAATGCGATCGCCGTTTACGATCTCGCGACTGACAAGATCACGGCGATCCACGATCTCGGCACGGTTAACCAGCGCATGGATGCCTCCAACGCCGGAGGGGACGGCATCAATGTGAACGACACGGTCGCCGCGCTGCGCAGCCCCGACACGATTGCGAAGTTCGAGCGCGCGGGCACGACCTACATCGTCACCGCCAACGAGGGCGACTACCGCCCTGATGACGCCGATCGTATCACCTACGCCGCCGCCGTGACCGCCGGTCTGGTTGATCCCGCGACCAAGGCCGCGCTCGATGCCCAATACGCCGGCAATTCCACCGCTCCCGGAGCGCTCGGCAATCTGCGCATTTCAAAGATCGACGGTGACACCAATGGCGACGGCAAGATCGACGTCGTCACCACGATCAGCTCGCGCAGCATCAGCATCGTCAACGGCAATACCGGTGCGGTCGTGTTCGACAGCGGATCGATGATCGAGGATTTCGTGGCGGCCAACGATCCCACGACCTTCAACATCAACGCCGAGGGTTCCACGATGGCGAACTTCGCCGGCACGCTCGACAGCCGCTCGCGCGACAAGGGCCCGGAGATCGAAGCCGTGGCCTTTGGCTCGGTTGACGGGCATGATTACATCTTCGCCGCCGCCGAGCGTCAGAACGGTATTTTCGCCTTCGATGTCACCGATCTGAACAACATCCAGATCGTCGATTACTACAACTTGCTCACCGGCGAAAACGGCGGCGGCGATTACCGCGCCCCCGAGTCGTTGCTCTTCATTTCCGCCGCCGACAGCCCGACCGGAAAGGCGCTCCTGATCGCCGGTTTCGAAATCAGCGGATCGATTGCGGTGTTCGACCTGAGCGGAATCTCGGCGATCCCCGAGCCGGCGAGTGCCGCCGCTTTGTTGGGTGCAGCCTCCCTGGGCTTGGTGCTTTGCCGCCGCCGCCGCTGA